Proteins co-encoded in one Gossypium arboreum isolate Shixiya-1 chromosome 11, ASM2569848v2, whole genome shotgun sequence genomic window:
- the LOC108465262 gene encoding cytochrome b5 codes for MGGEGKVYTLAEVSQHNNAKDCWLIIEGKVYDVTEFLEDHPGGDEVLLSATGKDASDDFEDVGHSSSARAMMDEFYVGDVDTSTIPTKTKYTPPKQPHYERDKTSDFIIKLLQFLVPLLILGLAFGVRFYTKSPA; via the exons atgggtgGAGAAGGAAAGGTCTATACTTTGGCTGAGGTTTCTCAACACAACAATGCCAAAGACTGTTGGCTTATCATTGAGGGAAAG GTATATGATGTGACGGAATTCTTGGAGGATCATCCTGGTGGTGATGAGGTCCTGTTGTCTGCAACAG GGAAAGATGCAAGTGATGATTTTGAGGATGTTGGTCATAGTAGCAGTGCTCGGGCAATGATGGATGAATTTTACGTGGGCGACGTCGATACATCAACTATCCCAACTAAGACCAAGTACACCCCTCCCAAGCAGCCTCACTATGAGCGGGACAAGACCTCGGACTTCATTATAAAGCTTCTCCAATTCCTCGTTCCCCTGCTGATCTTGGGATTGGCCTTTGGAGTCCGCTTCTATACCAAATCACCTGCTTAA
- the LOC108465268 gene encoding 60S ribosomal protein L13a-4 — translation MVSGSGVCAKRVVVDARHHMLGRLASIVAKELLNGQKLVVVRCEEICMSGGLVRQKMKYMRFLRKRMNTKPSHGPIHFRAPAKIFWRTVRGMIPHKTKRGAAALARLKSYEGVPSPYDKVKRMVIPDALKVLRLLKGHKYCLLGRLSSEVGWNHYDTIRELEKKRKERAQVTYERKKELNKLRVKAEKASEAKLGSQLDILAPVKY, via the exons ATGGTGTCGGGATCAGGGGTATGCGCAAAGAGAGTGGTGGTGGATGCCCGCCACCACATGTTGGGACGGTTGGCTTCAATCGTGGCGAAGGAGTTGCTCAACGGCCAGAAACTTGTCGTTGTCAGATGCGAGGAAATCTGCATGTCGGGCGGACTCGTCCGTCAGAAGATGAAGTACATGAGGTTCCTCCGCAAACGCATGAACACCAAGCCTTCTCATGGTCCTATCCATTTCCGTGCCCCCGCGAAGATCTTCTGGCGCACCGTTCGCGG AATGATACCACATAAGACTAAGCGTGGAGCGGCCGCCCTTGCTCGTTTGAAATCTTATGAGGGTGTTCCTTCCCCGTATGATAAGGTTAAAAGGATGGTCATCCCTGATGCTCTTAA GGTCTTGAGGCTTCTAAAGGGTCACAAGTACTGCCTGTTGGGTCGCTTGTCATCCGAAGTTGGATGGAACCATTACGATACCATAAGGGAACTTGAGAAGAAGAGGAAGGAGAGGGCTCAAGTTACATATGAGAGGAAGAAGGAGCTGAATAAGCTTAGGGTGAAGGCTGAGAAGGCTTCTGAAGCGAAACTTGGTTCTCAACTTGACATCCTTGCGCCTGTTAAGTACTGA
- the LOC128279259 gene encoding receptor-like protein EIX2, with protein MTKKGSSNATVKYTILYSNSIWDSNGGTSDHSAATYTDYASVVWKGVEQEYGKTLGLLKVIDLSSNNLSGEIPGELTSLVELVTLNLSRNLLSGIIPKEVGQLRALESLDLSTNRLSGEIPLSLADCSFLSCLNLSNNNLPGKIPLSTQLQSFLVESYMGNGLPFNAICPEDEKQQDGGVEHSNLDDEKWYKWYKWYKGSGFYVSLIIGFTLGFWGLCWTLLLNWPGNPASFQFFDNMVDWLSLTMALIAAKVKRRLTS; from the coding sequence ATGACCAAGAAAGGGAGTTCAAATGCAACCGTAAAGTACACAATTTTATATTCCAACTCCATTTGGGACAGTAATGGTGGCACCAGTGACCATTCTGCTGCAACTTACACTGATTATGCATCAGTTGTTTGGAAAGGGGTGGAGCAAGAATACGGGAAAACTCTTGGATTACTTAAGGTCATCGATCTATCAAGCAATAACTTGAGTGGAGAAATTCCTGGAGAATTAACAAGTCTTGTGGAGTTGGTTACCTTAAACCTGTCAAGGAACTTGTTGAGTGGTATCATCCCTAAGGAAGTTGGCCAATTGAGAGCACTGGAATCTCTTGATTTGTCCACAAATAGACTTTCTGGTGAAATCCCATTGAGCTTGGCTGATTGTTCCTTCCTGAGTTGCTTGAATCTATCAAATAACAACCTTCCTGGAAAAATCCCATTGAGCACTCAACTCCAAAGCTTTCTTGTTGAATCATATATGGGAAATGGACTTCCATTCAATGCCATATGCCCTGAAGACGAGAAACAGCAAGACGGAGGTGTTGAACACAGCAATCTAGATGACGAGAAATGGTACAAATGGTACAAATGGTACAAAGGCTCCGGATTTTACGTAAGTTTAATTATCGGTTTCACTCTAGGCTTTTGGGGACTTTGCTGGACCTTACTGCTCAACTGGCCTGGAAATCCTGCCAGTTTCCAATTTTTTGATAATATGGTGGACTGGCTCAGCTTGACAATGGCACTGATTGCCGCAAAAGTGAAGAGGAGACTGACAAGTTAA